The following nucleotide sequence is from Acyrthosiphon pisum isolate AL4f chromosome A2, pea_aphid_22Mar2018_4r6ur, whole genome shotgun sequence.
GCCCGGTGATGGTGACatgaggaggaggaggaggaacTTTCGGAGGTGACGGCGAAACTGATAAAAGGGTAACATGGTTTGATGGTTTGATGGCGATGGCTTTAAAAATTCATTTGAAAGCTCGCCGGTcaatcgttataaaaaaaaaactgtgtctgtgtatttttaatatttttcaactgctattgtaacaatatatcaggagccttgtattatattttcacgctttttgaccaaacaaataaaactttattgatattcatagaaaaaaaaaaaattattgaaatatgaaattgtccgtatactggtcaaaacaagttaaaatattttgaaaattgtatcaagtataagaattgataaaataaacattcagtgaaattttcatgtatctacagttgttcgtttttgaattacaacaaaataagaaaatcgctacatgagaaaaaaatccattgttgtaaaaatttgaatatcaaacgctcgtaaaaatttaatttgacttgctatagtcatttttttttataaagttagataatcttataagcaatcttgtattacattttaaaatcttagatctaaaaagaaaattttttaagaattcttaactcaaaataatttgctaatttttcttgatttttccatattttgttaatttttgaactttaaatgcttataaaaaaaaactataactaaggatttttaatattgttcaaatgtcaaagtaacaatatagtaggagccttgtgttaaattttcaagtatttttacccgACAAACATAGGCGGATATTTGGTTTTATCTGTGGGGTGGCTTAACATTTTGTCTTATCCATTAGCGGAAACAGATATTTTTAGTTGCTTCCGATGCTTCCACCTACTAACTCTAGTGGATACTCCGACTTGATTCTAGCTGATGCAccaagtatatataggtaataggaacaaaaaaaaaataaaatattgaataactactaaattattttttattttaattgtatatatctattttttgtgcaaatatattaacaattgtttcagtattaatagttttagaaatatatttttcaatatataatattgaggtGTTGAACCTTTCCTGCAGCATAGAAGTTCGAAGTCAAGTTTTTATTCTACGCATGGCCGAAAAACTAACTTAACATTCATaggaacaaaaaataataaaatggaaacTAACGGAACTAATAGaatggaatatatttttataatgtcaaAAATCATGGATGAGAACAAGCGTGACTAAATAAGTAATTTGATGAGGATGAGATTCAGAGATTATGAGAACAAGGTTTATAAATTTGTCATGACGTAAACTTGGGATGAAAATATGACTATATGAGACAAAGGACAGACCTATAGCtgacctataggctataaattataattgtataaactagTTTATGTCGTTTatgcacgatttaagatagtctatcttaaatcgtgcgtTTATGAGAATATGAGATGACCGGGTTTCTGTGATAAGACTGTATTATCAATCTGTCAACTTTATCGTTATCACCTACGTCGGGCTACCGGAAAACGTTATCACGTATTATACGGACTCTGCTGTCCTGGGAAATGGGAATTGCCATTGACGATTggcatcattattcattattcatttcaACAGAAAACCAAGGAACTGCCAGACGTCGTGATTGCCGGTTGTCAATTTCTAAGGACCTGTTCGTTTTCACTGTTTTGAACAGTCTATAGCCGCGATGGCAGCCCCAGTGACCAGGGCCGAAGTTCTCAAAATCTATAAGACCATGTTGAGGGAGAGTAGCAAGTTTTCATTCTACAACTACAGGTAAATGAGATTGTTTGAATCTGTCCGATACTCCGATCACTGtttcaatgaaattaaattttttgcacAGGATGTACGCAGTCAGACGAGTGAAAGATGCGTTCAGGGAACAAAAGGCGGTCAGTGACACTTCAGAAATCCAACAGCACCTGCTCGAGGCACACAGGTTTTTGGATATCATCAAGCgacaagtaatttaaaattttagacaCCATTTATCTCTGCACGTTTCGGGTGACCCAAACCTTTAAGTGCTTATTTTTGTTCAGTTTTCCCTTAATTTCCTCAAAaccattacaattataatatgcattttatgttattttatgtttatgctACTTTTTTGAATGAGTATTACAGACCGAAAAAtacgtacatttattttgtaaggaatcctattttttatttcgtgtcacaaattacataatattttatgggttCAGTTTATGGActgtaattaggtataatagtatgataaaatatatcagtTTGTTGTTTGAAGGAAGTTAATAGTACATTAGGACATGGACACGTGGTCAATACTATAGtccgttagtgcatattattattaactattaaaaacaattataagcaGGTACAccgatagttaaaaatattctcATTTTAATTTCTGAGCTTAGCAAGGATGTAGGtattcttattcttattttttgtgtctgcttTCACATTTTTTAACAGACATTAGCTTCACACATTAATagtgtttttgttaataaatttgatatagttaGTACTTAGatgatttaaagtatttttcctcctattagattttgagcggagcgaggaagctattggttttacaatggtgttaattttttttttcttcttatatcctgtatacaaaatttctaccggaaggagtgcttcgatttcaacatatagtaccttatcttttagcaaattggatcaagatggtactttagagaggtcattttccaattttctcaagagttatttaatgccacgggaaaaaccatcgaaaaattacaaaaaaatgctaaaaatgggattttaatttctaacgctttgtttatcaccatagaaacgaataaaaaattataatattataatattaattcaacttacatgataaaataattaataacaatataaaatatccagagtgacaaaccgtcctcgctcagaatcgtttttcttatacaatgatattttatcattgaattcaagtctaatacaacccattatacaatgacccccttAACCTGTGATTGTaaggaaaatgggtagttttaaagagaaggttttagtgttggttattttttttaactaatataatattatccaaaataaaatacataccagCAATTTTAATTTCAGCACTAGGATACACGATTTGTCCTTGTAGTGGTAGAAATACGTAAGGTATCTTTTGTACCGTTGTGCCAGACACGAATGAAGCTAACGAACATTCTGTGAAcagttaaacaataaacattacatttaaaacaaagatcTAAGTCATTTTTAGTGTGTTAATAATAANNNNNNNNNNNNNNNNNNNNNNNNNNNNNNNNNNNNNNNNNNNNNNNNNNNNNNNNNNNNNNNNNNNNNNNNNNNNNNNNNNNNNNNNNNNNNNNNNNNNgatcaattttaatttaacacatgGAAAGTTAACGGGTAATAATTCGTATATGAGAACCAACCAAGTCAGACCTTAGgcttcaatatattattctaagttataataagaaattatatttcaaattgttataaaatattttatgttgNNNNNNNNNNNNNNNNNNNNNNNNNNNNNNNNNNNNNNNNNNNNNNNNNNNNNNNNNNNNNNNNNNNNNNNNNNNNNNNNNNNNNNNNNNNNNNNNNNNNNNNNNNNNNNNNNNNNNNNNNNNNNNNNNNNNNNNNNNNNNNNNNNNNNNNNNNNNNNNNNNNNNNNNNNNNNNNNNNNNNNNNNNNNNNNNNNNNNNNNNNNNNNNNNNNNNNNNNNNNNNNNNNNNNNNNNNNNNNNNNNNNNNNNNNNNNNNNNNNNNNNNNNNNNNNNNNNNNNNNNNNNNNNNNNNNNNNNNNNNNNNNNNNNNNNNNNNNNNNNNNNNNNNNNNNNNNNNNNNNNNNNNNNNNNNNNNNNNNNNNNNNNNNNNNNNNNNNNNNNNNNNNNNNNNNNNNNNNNNNNNNNNNNNNNNNNNNNNNNNNNNNNNNNNNNNNNNNNNNNNNNNNNNNNNNNNNNNNNNNNNNNNNNNNNNNNNNNNNNNNNNNNNNNNNNNNNNNNNNNNNNNNNNNNNNNNNNNNNNNNNNNNNNNNNNNNNNNNNNNNNNNNNNNNNNNNNNNNNNNNNNNNNNNNNNNNNNNNNNNNNNNNNNNNNNNNNNNNNNNNNNNNNNNNNNNNNNNNNNNNNNNNNNNNNNNNNNNNNNNNNNNNNNNNNNNNNNNNNNNNNNNNNNNNNNNNNNNNNNNNNNNNNNNNNNNNNNNNNNNNNNNNNNNNNNNNNNNNNNNNNNNNNNNNNNNNNNNNNNNNNNNNNNNNNNNNNNNNNNNNNNNNNNNNNNNNNNNNNNNNNNNNNNNNNNNNNNNNNNNNNNNNNNNNNNNNNNNNNNNNNNNNNNNNNNNNNNNNNNNNNNNNNNNNNNNNNNNNNNNNNNNNNNNNNNNNNNNNNNNNNNNNNNNNNNNNNNNNNNNNNNNNNNNNNNNNNNNNNNNNNNNNNNNNNNNNNNNNNNNNNNNNNNNNNNNNNNNNNNNNNNNNNNNNNNNNNNNNNNNNNNNNNNNNNNNNNNNNNNNNNNNNNNNNNNNNNNNNNNNNNNNNNNNNNNNNNNNNNNNNNNNNNNNNNNNNNNNNNNNNNNNNNNNNNNNNNNNNNNNNNNNNNNNNNNNNNNNNNNNNNNNNNNNNNNNNNNNNNNNNNNNNNNNNNNNNNNNNNNNNNNNNNNNNNNNNNNNNNNNNNNNNNNNNNNNNNNNNNNNNNNNNNNNNNNNNNNNNNNNNNNNNNNNNNNNNNNNNNNNNNNNNNNNNNNNNNNNNNNNNNNNNNNNNNNNNNNNNNNNNNNNNNNNNNNNNNNNNNNNNNNNNNNNNNNNNNNNNNNNNNNNNNNNNNNNNNNNNNNNNNNNNNNNNNNNNNNNNNNNNNNNNNNNNNNNNNNNNNNNNNNNNNNNNNNNNNNNNNNNNNNNNNNNNNNNNNNNNNNNNNNNNNNNNNNNNNNNNNNNNNNNNNNNNNNNNNNNNNNNNNNNNNNNNNNNNNNNNNNNNNNNNNNNNNNNNNNNNNNNNNNNNNNNNNNNNNNNNNNNNNNNNNNNNNNNNNNNNNNNNNNNNNNNNNNNNNNNNNNNNNNNNNNNNNNNNNNNNNNNNNNNNNNNNNNNNNNNNNNNNNNNNNNNNNNNNNNNNNNNNNNNNNNNNNNNNNNNNNNNNNNNNNNNNNNNNNNNNNNNNNNNNNAAGTAATTAAGcacaaatttatgatcattgaaaatgataaatattaaaacatacacagaaaaaaattatgctccagtataatcattaagtataattattgtttaacaccaaagcctcaattatgaattaatattcaatttttttaatttttattcaatcacattctttattaaattatatatatttttaacatgattttttaaatagttcattacatcttataatcattatagcctccaaaagttcttcttctaaactctaaagatgcatgcaaatcaaaagcccaatttaaagcccgtgctattttaagtttttcctggtattgtatgtgtataaataattggctctcagtaattatatgattttcttagtatttattgttggattattcattaaactatttagaattttatactattcaataaaatatgaatagacatatacgggccgtcgcggtcgtccgtcaaataatctaatgttgttgtcaaatgtcaaatgtaatgtggtgcccaataaataactatgatataataataaattataataacaaacactatattattattgagttataacttataagacaataaggGACAACTAGTATCAAAAATCTCGACACATAGATAATTCCCCTGGGCAAGTAACGAACGGTCtaggattgaaacttgaaagatacaaatacagcgcattcgagtattttcagggtcctgtatcatctatacaattatcattgtttctcccctattgtcatatatagtatttgctagtaactataatttatatcattatattacttaaagcaactaataatttggcgaataatgaaatggttatcaacactttaatcatggtctcaattttattatgagtaNNNNNNNNNNNNNNNNNNNNNNNNNNNNNNNNNNNNNNNNNNNNNNNNNNatattttatctaatatttaataatttatctaataatttaattgcaattaaacaaatttaaaaatgtggagtaaaaattataaaatcccATATTTATGCATTATGTAGATGAtagattgataaaaaaaaaacaacgataatattatatacctaatatatataattatatattcaacggCTGAGTATGCGTGATTAGGAACGGttgttataaataacaataacttaatttgcttacattttattaaataatatagatttaaaaataaaagacatttaaaattactaaagttaatagttttaaaaacttGTGAATAAAAAGCTGAAGTCAgtttattaaaacacaatttattatgtaatacaaaattaaaatataatacctacctcaaAATCATAGATTAAGTTTTAGGACATACTAAAGAATAGATACAAATTCTCATgcacaaaatatatagttttcataatatattttcatgccTATACCTACCTTATAGGTTATTAGTAATAACACACAATACCATAACAAGAGGGTATGCAAAAGTCTCTTGCTCAGTGCTCTGCTAGTACGATAAGCtcgtaataactataataaccaataaaaacGGTATTCATTATTCAGTGGTGAATAATGCTTAAACAGAGGCGTACcgattatgtatttaaaataatatataacgataaattaatatatgtacctacctacctgtaaTATATCTTCCTATTATTTTGAGCATACCTACGTTTTACCGACAATTAATATCGTTATGTTATACAGAAACTGGGGAGTATAATATAACCTGAGGAATATGggctataatattgaaattcgaataataaatctatacattCACATGCGGTCATGTGAGTGTTGATGTCGTAATTGGAAATCTGCACACGATTCgtgtttttattaacatatttattgcttgtagatattttaatcCTTTGACAAAGTTTGGACACactattaaaatatggtttCGAGTCtaagaagtaaatatttaaaagtctGTATGGTATAAATCTGAAGTCACGTACTCCGTAAAGCTACTTTTTCTACAGTGATGTAATTATAATGTAGTCGACGTTTGGACGGTGTTCTTTGTCGTCTTGGTGAACAAGATTAAACACGATTATTGAAACgaagtatatttattacttttaaaatatactgaacCATGGGGAAATgtgatattagtttatttatacctaatactttACGGACCacgtattatagaataataaattgcaaagTCACCTTGAACTTTTGCAACTATACACTTTTGAGTCTTATTATACTACAGCGGCGGTCTTCGTCCATCCCACCCTCATAAAACAGTCATTCGTAGCTAATTTTCTCAGAGGAATTCGTATTGACCATACGGTAGGTACTCGCGTCACATAGCTCACGCTGTTTTCGGAAAGTTCATATACGCAAGTGTCTGTATAAAcgcacgtaatataatattgtacacctaAATGGAGCATCATCCGACGGAGTCATCATCAATACAACATgcgtacgatataataataataatgatatcacGACGACGATACATATTGTGTTAtactaaataaactataatattatacataggtacggtGCAGAGTCGATGATGGTATCTCCACGCGACCCCTCGAcgacgactatattataatataatattacgttgcgGAACAAGGGTCGTccggtacacataatattgtacatcatATGTGTAATATACGCACACACATATCGGCCGAGGgtagatattatatgatattaaatatgctCACAAACACACGCACACAACACACTGCCCGCGTATGTATAATAGACCGTATAATGGTGTACGAGtcgtacttttattttatttttttaaacacacacACGCTGCGACACGCCCTCTCTTTGTAACGTAAAAAACCGGAGATCGCGTAACTAATTTATGGTTTCATAAAGATGTTAATATCGTGTACGTATATAACGACACACGTCGACGGCGGTGGGGCGAACGTttgtgtgtgtacctatataataataataatatatatagccatCTGGCCGGAAAAAAATCCGACCGTGACAAAACGGCCGCGGCAAGTGCGCCGTCGACTATCGCCGATTTTGTCCTCCgatgattgtattatataatattattatttatattgtagcataatataatatgtatatacgaatGTGAAACGACAAACGACGAGTCTGCCAAtgctcattattattgtttggtaatatataatataataagtacgcatatatagccatatagataCGTCATACACGCGATGTAAcagttgataaaaatatcatattgcaTTATGCCCTCGAAagtcgcataataataataatatagtctgtaTCTACTACAGctgtactacctatattatatgttatacgcACTGTTACTGCTGTGGTGATTATTTCTCAAAATATTCCTATtcggttaggtaggtactttcaGACGCGGGTGGGCTGCAAATTCCACCGTGGATCGGGGATATTCTTATTGTTTTTAACACTTCGTTCGAATAAAATGTGTAGTTTCTAATTTCCCAACAATCGACGCGATGTAAGGTGTAGCGATTAGCGACCGTTGATTAACCTATAGTAAGCACTTTTTCTATAAAGACCTTTCAGAGGCAGGCCAAAGAACGTTGGATGGATATAGTACGTCAAGATCAGAAATTACTGTAAGTAAAGGTCGGGAGGAAATNNNNNNNNNNNNNNNNNNNNNNNNNNNNNNNNNNNNNNNNNNNNNNNNNNNNNNNNNNNNNNNNNNNNNNNNNNNNNNNNNNNNNNNNNNNNNNNNNNNNGATCCGGGACCGTGATTATTGGAGGTTGGTGACAGTGAAAGCCAAGTTTTACAGAGTTGTAAGGCTAAATGATGATAATTATTCGATACATATATGCGCATAGTGTGTATTATTTATGGCCGATTTATCAAAACGATACgtcaatatgatattttatatttcaatggtTTTTTCGTTAAATTATGTGTACTTGTTGAATTTCAGGATGCAGCGAGTATATACGTCGCGCAACTAGTAAATATTTTTNNNNNNNNNNNNNNNNNNNNNNNNNNNNNNNNNNNNNNNNNNNNNNNNNNNNNNNNNNNNNNNNNNNNNNNNNNNNNNNNNNNNNNNNNNNNNNNNNNNNATGctcgttaataattattgtaatttgtactaTTTGCAAATTTACTCTCAAAACAGTCGGAGTTAGCGAGtcgttattttgtaataaaaataaaatcatctatctgctaaaaaaagaattatacaTGTGAAAATGACACAGAGATTCCTTGAGAATAAGGAAGATCATAGTTTACATAGATTACCTAGATTACCTAGTCATTACAAATACAGTATAAGGCAGcaaaagtataatacaatatttaacataagacaaatttaaatataatacaaatatattatacacgcgtaAATAAATCGTATGAGATTTacgttattataacacatacgcatatataatattataggtaaaactATAAGGGTAAAGACGAAACCTGACCTAATGCCGAAATGGCACTTTCCTTAGAAAATATACTGATTAAGGACaacaattaaaagttaatttacaattattgatatttataaaaacaaatattaatgattaaatggTAAATGAGTAAGATGTTCcatctatatctatatacctacctattgagagagttatacacttatacctactGAGTTATGACAGTTATGTCAATGGTCGTGGcatcatttttaagaattaatagGCACAAATCAgacaaataatgaatttatacatTTGGATGGAagacaatataattttgaaatgttttttgtcCTAGTTAAAATATCTGATTTAGCTTATGTATGGATATGCAATATGCTTCTCGGTTGATATgcgaatattatactaaaacattTGATAATACTGATGTCCATTAAATAAGTGCCTAGCTAGGATGCTAGgatgtacctactaaaaatactCATCGACATCGACTGTTCAATTAGGTTAGTTTATAATCAAACCTTAGTCGaagattataattttctaaatataattagatGTGCCTACTTAGTTTGGAGCCTTTCATATCCGACACAATTATTACACGAGTACCGGCTGACCAGCCAACCAACACAGCcagaacaaatattattttattaattacaatttaaaaaaaaacatgtaccatgtaatgtttataatataactgacaCACTGATGTGCcttacccatattattattattattcttatggTCGTAAACCATGAATATAAATTGAGTTCGGAAGGGCGCGTACGAAGTCATCGAAAATACATAGTAGGTACTAcgagtattatagtacctactacaaagttaccaaaagaatataataaataatgataatatattaatatatctcaTCAACAATCGTAATACGCGttgagtatataaaataataataaccgtcgTCGGTTTCCTAACAAGTATAATCACAGTGACTGGTAGGGCACAGGCTAAAATTCCTAAATCTGAACACGTTTAgcgtttttataatacatttttaatataatataataacccaCGCCGTTCTAGCGTtatctctatattatactaGAACAGTAAAAACAAATACGCAGAGtctactgaaaaaataaataaaa
It contains:
- the LOC100169552 gene encoding LYR motif-containing protein 4-like; the protein is MAAPVTRAEVLKIYKTMLRESSKFSFYNYRMYAVRRVKDAFREQKAVSDTSEIQQHLLEAHRFLDIIKRQVI